One Methanococcus aeolicus Nankai-3 DNA segment encodes these proteins:
- a CDS encoding GTPase: MSKEPKIVVMGSENVGKTTIMEKLIGNIGKVEYNGTTVE, from the coding sequence ATGTCAAAAGAGCCAAAAATCGTTGTTATGGGTTCCGAAAATGTGGGTAAAACTACAATTATGGAAAAATTAATAGGAAATATTGGAAAGGTTGAATACAATGGAACTACTGTGGAATAG
- a CDS encoding H(2)-dependent methylenetetrahydromethanopterin dehydrogenase-related protein has translation MKISVYGAGNQDLYINKLNLPENYGGEAPYGGSRMAIEFAKAGHDVILAEPNKNMLTEEQWKIVEDAGVKVISDDIEAAKHAEIAVFFTPFGKRTIEIAKNIMPHLPQNAVIANTCTVSPPILYAALEVELRTKRKDIGISSMHPAAVPGTPQHEHYVISGISTNGTAYASEEQINKCVQLVESVGKKVYIVPADVSSTVADMGSLVTAVTLAGILDYYSIGKKIIKAPEKMIEQQIIMTLQTMASLVETSGVRGLLKAINPELLVRSSSSMHIIEQQKELSESLEVLKNLDENLSKESQNATINPTTLVASQALVKEIETLIGGAAANGAIKRSMRKLFTDK, from the coding sequence ATGAAAATATCCGTATATGGTGCAGGTAATCAGGATTTATATATAAATAAGCTAAATTTGCCAGAAAACTATGGTGGGGAAGCCCCCTATGGGGGAAGTAGGATGGCAATAGAATTTGCCAAAGCAGGGCATGATGTAATTCTTGCAGAGCCGAATAAAAATATGTTAACAGAAGAACAGTGGAAAATTGTAGAGGATGCGGGTGTTAAAGTTATATCCGACGACATAGAAGCTGCAAAACATGCTGAAATAGCAGTGTTTTTCACACCATTTGGGAAAAGGACAATAGAAATAGCAAAAAATATAATGCCTCATTTACCACAAAATGCAGTAATCGCAAATACTTGTACAGTATCGCCCCCCATATTATATGCTGCATTGGAGGTGGAGCTCCGAACTAAAAGAAAAGATATAGGTATCTCATCTATGCATCCTGCAGCAGTTCCCGGAACCCCACAGCATGAGCATTATGTGATAAGTGGAATATCAACAAACGGGACAGCTTATGCATCAGAAGAACAAATAAATAAATGTGTTCAATTGGTGGAAAGTGTAGGTAAAAAAGTATATATTGTTCCAGCCGATGTTTCTTCAACTGTTGCTGATATGGGTTCCCTTGTAACTGCGGTTACTCTTGCAGGGATTTTAGACTATTACAGTATAGGTAAAAAAATAATAAAAGCACCTGAAAAAATGATTGAGCAGCAAATTATCATGACATTGCAAACCATGGCTTCACTTGTAGAGACCTCTGGCGTTAGGGGGTTATTGAAAGCTATTAACCCAGAACTATTAGTTAGAAGTTCTTCGTCAATGCACATAATAGAACAGCAAAAAGAATTGAGTGAATCATTGGAAGTATTAAAAAATTTAGATGAAAACTTGTCAAAAGAATCCCAAAATGCCACCATAAATCCAACCACTCTTGTTGCATCTCAGGCACTCGTAAAAGAAATAGAGACACTTATAGGAGGGGCTGCGGCAAATGGTGCTATTAAAAGAAGCATGCGAAAACTATTCACTGATAAATAA